One window from the genome of Anaerococcus sp. Marseille-Q7828 encodes:
- a CDS encoding adenylate kinase — protein MNIILLGPPGAGKGTLSSKIIENKQAVQISTGDIFRYNISNETELGLKAKAYMDKGELVPDELTIDLLWDKFDSLGEDHKDSIILFDGFPRTISQAKALDDGMEERNQKIDMVIYFDVDDEILIQRLTGRRTCPKCGATYHITNNPPKIEDVCDKCGTKLIQRADDTIETVKNRIDVYNKQTSVLIEYYTNKGILKSIDGTKKPDLVYKEFEDKLGEIN, from the coding sequence ATGAATATAATTTTGTTAGGGCCTCCAGGAGCTGGTAAAGGTACACTTTCAAGCAAAATCATTGAAAACAAACAAGCAGTTCAAATATCAACTGGAGACATATTTAGATATAATATTTCAAATGAAACTGAACTTGGTTTAAAAGCAAAAGCTTACATGGATAAGGGAGAATTGGTCCCAGATGAACTAACAATAGATTTATTGTGGGACAAATTCGATAGCCTTGGTGAAGATCACAAGGACTCAATAATACTATTTGATGGATTTCCAAGAACCATAAGCCAAGCAAAAGCTTTGGATGATGGAATGGAAGAAAGAAATCAAAAGATAGATATGGTAATCTACTTTGATGTAGACGATGAAATCTTAATCCAAAGACTAACAGGAAGAAGAACTTGCCCAAAATGTGGAGCAACCTACCATATCACAAACAATCCACCAAAAATAGAAGATGTTTGCGACAAATGTGGAACTAAGTTAATCCAAAGAGCAGATGATACAATTGAAACTGTTAAAAATAGAATCGATGTATACAACAAACAAACCTCTGTACTCATTGAATATTACACAAATAAAGGTATATTAAAGAGTATTGATGGCACCAAAAAACCAGATCTTGTATACAAAGAATTCGAAGATAAGTTAGGGGAAATTAA